GAAACAATCTAGGAAACTCTTTTTGGGATGGTCATAGTAATATAAAAAGGATGCAATCGGTAACTCCAACATCGACGTGTGCTTATAAACAGCGTCGGACCTCGCTGCATCCAGAAATAACTTGCAAGTCGCCTGCATGTTGAACAGATCCTTAATCGAGTTCGATGCAACCTTCGTGGCAGTCCTCACCCATATATCGCGAGGAAGAATATTACTCGGACATTCGTATGCATCAGCTACATTGCTTTTCTTTCTATTCTTCTTGGATGTTCTAGCCATTTCCAGCATTCGTATGCATCGGCTACGTTGCTTTTCTTTCTGTTCTGCTTGGATGTTCTAGCCATTTCCAGCACTTTGagcgggggggggggggatatCAAGAGGATAGAGGACCACCAACACGTTTTGTGTTTCTACTATATCCTTTTTAATGTTAAATATATATTGTCATTTCAAATTACGGTTCAATACCTCGTACGTTTATTTACCGATTGTTCAGGATAAGACCAGT
Above is a genomic segment from Arachis stenosperma cultivar V10309 chromosome 1, arast.V10309.gnm1.PFL2, whole genome shotgun sequence containing:
- the LOC130975890 gene encoding uncharacterized protein LOC130975890 translates to MLEMARTSKKNRKKSNVADAYECPSNILPRDIWVRTATKVASNSIKDLFNMQATCKLFLDAARSDAVYKHTSMLELPIASFLYYYDHPKKSFLDCFTEAGNPVVLLWVGMIDFV